TGTTTAAAATGACATGTACAACATGCCAGTCTCGTTTAATCACGGTTTCCCTTGTCATTAATAAGGATCATTCTTTTCCCCCAATCATTTACTATACGTGTTAAACTTTCTAAAAGATTGTTATTTTAtgttctatgtgtgtgtgtgcacgcgtgcggCAGCACACACGCGCAGGGAGGGGTAATTTAAAGGCAAGACCTGTGAGATGTCATCATACATTGACTTCTTTTTACACACGGTTATGATACATTTAAATCCCATGATATGGCGGAGCCATCAATCCAATTTACCATCCTTTGCCTGCTGCCTCTACAAGGCGATCTTCCCTATGATTACACCAACGATAAAGAACAAAACCACCAGCGCGAGTAGCCGGGTGCTGaggccctcctccttcccagccgTGGCTAACGCAGGAACGGGGCTGTTGCTCTGAGCTGCCTTTCTCATCCGAAGTCCATCTTCTTCCTATGGGAGCAAACACACGTTTCAAAGACAGTCCAAGGCACCAGAGCAGCAGTCAACTGTACAGCTTGGgggatgtgggggggggggggaggggggcggtgaTGCCCAGACTCGATCACGTGATAAGGTCCAACCTCCTCATTTTGCAAATGGAGAAACAAGCCTACAGAGAAGAAGAGACTGGCTTGAAGCCACCAGGAAAATACTGCCAGGAGCCCCTCTTTTCTCCCATCCATCCTACACAATGCTGCTGGGTACCATTTTATACCACACATCTAAGCAGGGGACTCCCTGGTTCCCcatgatttacagaaaaaaactcttaagagaaaagaatcacaaGAAACGACCAAGTGGGGGACCTGGAAGCTTTCGAAGATAGAGCTCTGTACATAGCTGAAATCTGATGAGTTACAGGTAGACTGCTGATCAAAACTGTGATGTATGTAATATCAAGATGTAACTGAGCTTGATACATgcatctcaaatattttctacttaaCGCATGGAATTCCCACCAAAGAAGTGACGCTCTTTCTCATACACAGGAAGATAACGTGGCCATTTTCCCCCGCCCACACAGACCTGTAAGAAcagaaactttttctttctccacGTCCCCAAACGGGGCGCACACCAAGGCCTTCCTACTCCGGCTAGTCACCCCTCGACTCATCCCTGATGCCCGCACAGCAGCTgcactttctcttcttctccttcagttCGTTCACATTCACCAAGTGCCTAGCAGGTCTTGAAGACAACAGGCATCCCACCCATCGAGCAGACTTTCCGTGACACTCATGGCCATCTCGGTGGCACCACTCATCACACTGGTTATCAGTACTCGTGTCGGGGCCTCCCCGGATACCCTGGTTAACAGGAAGCTTATCTTAAGGGCAGGGACTGCCTGTGTCTGTAGCCACAGAGTGGGGTACGCGGTAGGGCCTCAGGAAATGTGCTGGCCAAACGGAAGGatgaaacaacacaaaacaagaaaTCAGCGTTTGGCAAGATAAAGAATCTTCTAATGTCAAGATTGGtctgataatattttaaagacactCTGCTCATGGGGCGTGGCCACTACGACTGCACGGTGATAAATGACTGGTGCTATTCGattaacttcaaaaaaaaaaaatgggcacagcaatacagcatttattttattgGGTTTATATACAAGCTATTTCTACCTATTTATCACTTTAAATGGCACAGAAGTCTGTTTCTGAAGAGCAATACATTCAAGGAGAAGCTTTAGGCGTATCTTAGATTTTTAGCCAAAAAGTAGTGTGTCAGCTTCATAATTTACTCCTTACTAAAAGAAGTCACTGAATGAGGCAAATCAAGATTACTGCAAAGAAAGAAGATGATGCCATTTCCCAAACTCTGTCAGCCCTCCTGTATCTACTACCTTGTCAgaattaagagaaggaaaagtcaaCTGCCACGAATTTATGACGTGTACCTGGTGCTATGCAGTGAAAGAGTGAAAAAGCCTATCATGTGGTTGGGGGACATGATCACAATGAAGAGAACAGATCGGCCTCGAGATTTAAGCTGCAACAAAAGACCCTATGATCAGACGTTCAGAAATGCTCTCTTTAATACTGTGTATGAAACAGACATACTTTTAACACTGGAAGGGGCCTTAAAGTGGTTTTATGAACAGAGGCCTGGGAGCCACCGTGACTAACAAAGATTCACAGCGAGTCCAAGTTTGGCTGGTCGTTTCCACAACACCGCAGGCCTCCAAGGCCAAGAGAAGTGCACCTGCCTCCCTCCAGTGCCAATGCCAACCGCCGGGTCAATGGCCACAAGCTGGAGACTCTGGTTCCCGGCAATTTCCACCCATGTACGGCGACAGCTTCCCATCTCCAGTCTCCTCACCGCGTTAACAGCAGGATAAGACCCTACTGCCTAGACCTATTTAGGATCCTCATGAATCAGAATTATGCCTGTGTTAAAACACAGTACAGGTCAGTATTTATCCACTTAAAAAAGATTCCCATCCAGTGGGGATGGAGTGGGGTTTGAACATGTGAATTCAAGATAACcactgctgttttatttttagtctcaGAACTGAATTTCAATTTACACTaatggattgtttgtttgttgtttttttttacgAGGTGACAAGAGTTTATATTGTGCAAATATAAAACAGCTCTACAAATTCAGGGGTCCATCAACTTCCCCACCCAAGATCCCAGTGAAAAAGCCCCTGTTCCCTGTAGATGATCAGAAATAAAACGCTGTTACCTTGAACTGCTTGTTCTCTTCCCGCAGCCTCTGAACTTCACTCTGCAGCCGCTTACATTCTTCCATCACCTTCTTAACTTCAGTGTCATCCAAAGAAGAACTCAGAGCTTTAGACACTGTTGGTGTTTCTGTCTTTGATGCAGTTgtggatataattttatttatttctacatcatgctgttcagaaataaatgaaagcccAAGTGTCACCAACTATGTAATAAAGGACTTTTTTATGCAAAGTAAAGTAGTTCTCAGCAAACACCACACGTGGTAGCATTTCATCCACACTGTAAAATGtgacatttacttttaaaatggatCACTTTATCTAGTATCTTAATAATCTAAAGCAACTGCGCTCCAGAAATTATGGATAAGGGCAAATAATGAAGTTCAGCTGACACTAACActtcaaagaaagagagaaggggccGTGCATACTGCACTAGCAAATTCCTGCCGTGCAAAAATTAGCATACTGTAACTGTGCAAGCTCAGGAATTATCAGCCACAAATTACTGTCACCACGAAGACCTGAACACCCCCAGGACTGGCTGAGCGGGGGTGGAAGAAGGCCAGAGGGGACGTAACACAGAGGGCGATTTATTTCATGAACTTAGAAAACTTTGAAGATGGAATGAAGGTGCAGTAAGCTCAGTGTCTACAATATTTCAGTCTGGGGAAGCACCACATTCCTCCATTTCCTCGGCCAAGACTGTGCTGTGACGCACTCTGGAGACCGGCTGGGGATGAATCAGTAAGTGGGGGGAGGGCATGGAAGCACTCAGGTGTGTcgggaaaataaaataactgggaTCGTTGCCCTGGGGGTTCCATGCAGCAAACTGAAAACTAGGAGCTCTACCCTTCGTCTCCCACGTGAGAAGAGCGAGGCCCGGAAAGGCAAGGCCCCAACATACAGAGCTGATCACCTAGCACAGAGCTAGGACCAGAATACAGATCTCACAGCGTCCACAACTGACCATCCCAGGACAGAACGTGtgatgggaagggggaaggaaaaaaagaaaaaaagaccagtgCCATTCAAACCAACAGGATAATGATAGTGGTCAATTATTGAGTAGAAAGAAAATGCTACGTGGTTCTGACACAAAGCATCAGCATTCCTGGAGATGGCTATGGATAATGTTGAGAAGGTGAGCATTTCTATTTCCCACCTCCAGCTGTTAACAGCCAGGGTGGCTGAATGTTCTGCATGTGttttaaactgtgtttttaatacaatttattgTAAGTTTTTTGACTAGGTTGAAGGGAGGTCCACGTTAGCATTACAGATACAGTCTTCTCTCTCCAACTGGTCACAAGCCAGGGCCACGACAGGCTTATCCCTTGGGTTTCACACAGAGAAAAGTGAGCTGACAGCTTGGAGGAAGTCGCTCCTTGCCCCCACCAGCTCGGAAAGCAAAGGGGGTGATTCTCAACAGGGGATGATTTTGCCCCAGCAAGGGCACATTTGTCAATATccggagacatttttggttgtcacaactagggggtgctactggtatctagtgggcagaggtcaAGGATACCGCTACACATCCTACATGGCACAGGACtgcccccacagcaaagaattatcccgCCCAAGCCCAAGTGTtaacagtgctgaggttgagaaatcctaaTCTAAAAGCATATTTTGACTGAAGAGGTGGGTGGGGTTCAAGGGGTAGAGAGGTGGTGCTGAGGGAAAGTGTAGACGGGGAAGCCTACAGGCGGCACTTTGTGAAACAACAGAACCTCAGAGCTCACCACCACCTGCCCACCAAGCACCCTGATAAACGGCAAATTATTCCGTTTTGGTCTTATCCACTGTTAAATAGCAACCTGTAACTTTGCCAAGTCAAAGAAGCTCTTTGGAATTTATGACATTTCAACAGCCAACAGGTTGCACtcttcaaagggaaaaaatgtttcaaTTAGCTGTCTTTCTGCAAGTCTCTCAAAGGCAGATTTCATGAAGGCCCACTTATTTGTTAACttcagcttatttttttcttcatacatcagaagaaggaaaataatttgccAACTTAAATCTTGGTTTTGCGGGAGATGGTATGCAAATAAGCATCAGCTTGCAACATTCAATTACTGTTAACTATAAACATACTTACTGGTTTATCATTTTCTGCTGGCAATTCAAACACACATCTAAGTTTTGAATCCATAAGGTCTTCCGGTTTTGCCTCCTTCcactaaaacaatttaaatttaataatcagGATATTATAAAGCTGCTGGAAGAATAATTTTCTTCCTATAACTGACAATTCCAGAAAAATACTCTTAATGAGAAAGCCCTGATGTATATCAAATAAAGAACTTAAGTCTGCTGAGATTTCACTATTTTTAACATGACAAGATTAAATACACTAGCTCTCCCGAATACTTATCACTCTTCACAAACCCCCGTCCTGCCGCCTGACTCCTCAAAGTCCACCAGGGCTCCTCCTGTCGCCCGTCTACGGACAGCACGCGGGACAGAGAAGACCACCTCTGAACCAAGAGGAGTCTTCTAAACTGCAACTGGATGGCCTAAGGACATCTGGGCTCTCCTTAAGAAAACACAACTTACTCCGCAGGGCACATCCTTCTTAAGAGAGAGTAAGCACGCGCTATCTGGGAGTGGTTTTAGAACACTGCCAACTACCAACAGGGCACAAGAACTGGCAGGCCACTCTCTGTGATCACCGCTGTCTGGGCTGACCCCCACTGCCCCAGCCTGCTGGTAGTAACATCTTCCTGACTAAATCCATGTTCTGGGATGACGCACTTCCGGCTTACTCCTCCTCCCCTTGGCAGGGGAGGACAGGAATTCCAGGTGTTCTGATAATTACAGACCAGCAGAGCAGGAAGGCTGCAATACAGAAAAAGGAACGaactcccccaccctcaccccagaaCCATGCAGGAGGCAGAGAGAGCGACACAGTACCAAGAGCCAAAAATGGGAAACAGTCTTTACGTCGAACAACAGGGAGCCACCAAATAAACCATGGCAGGTACAGTCAATGGAATAGCATGCCATTCAAGGGACACTGAGGAGGGTTTAATGACATGGGGAAAATTCGCAGGATATTAAGTGAAGAAACTACAAGCAATATTTTAAGTCTGTTCCTCTGCGTgcgcgtgcgcgcgcgcacacacacacacacacacacggtgtaCTGTGTGCCTGCGTGCGTGTGTCAAAAGAACATCGGGCAAGGATCATCTCTGGGCGCCAAAAATCACCACGTGAAAGACTGCTTGCCGGCAAGCAGGATGTTCATGTGGTCTCCCAGTATCTGATTCCTCTGAGTATCACAGATTACCTATTAACCCACAAGGGGAAAATGTGCTTTGACACTGGGGAGAGTTGGCATTCACCATCTTAACCAAGTAATCAAACTTAGTGTCACCAAAAGAGGGACAACACAGCATTAAATGCCTTCTGATATGATGCAGCATACATGACACCACCTAGggaatattcttgccaaaaaaaaaagaaacaaaaccatttaacctgaatttaatcatgaggaaataacTGGACAAACCCAGAATGTGGGATATTCTACACGTCAACTGGCCTGGACTGTAAAAAGGCTGAGGGTGCTCtagcagaagaaaaactaaaggcCGTTTTTGGAACAACTGGAAAATGGTGAACATGGGTATGGGTTTCTCGATTAAACATTACTGAATTAACGTTAAGCTTCTTATCTGTGATAATAGGACTGCGGCTATGTAAGAGACTGTCCTTGCCTGAAGCAGTTAGGTGGTGAAGTGTCATGAAGTCTGTGTCTTACAGTCAAGTAGTTCAGCAAAAAAGGAAGTTTATGACAGCAACGAAGCAAACGTGGCAAAATGTTAAACGGTGCATCTTAGTAAAGGTTAGGTGAGTAGGCACTactattttttcaactttctgtatatcaaaatataaagaaaaatattttaaagtaaagaaaaagcaCAAGGCTCTCATTAACAGTGGTTGGGTTTAGTATAAACAAATTACAGGtcacttagttttatttttgttcatttgtatatttccaAAATTTCCAACAATGtatgtacatttcatataaaaaaattttaactgttatAAAAGTTATCATGGAAGTAAAATTTGCCTTTATTGTATATAGAGTGCCTGGCCTATAACAGTGCCCAGATAAAACAGCTGCCAGATGCCAGACACTATGCCAAGTGTTCTACACACACAGCACATTTAATCCCACAACAGCCATGTGAACTAggttttcatccccattttacacgtgACCAAACCCTCAAGAGAGTTAATGAACATCGCCCAAGGCCACAATGTTAGTAAAAGGCAGAACTCAGCTTCACACCCAAGGCACCCAAGCCCATGCTCTTTTCACCAAGCCATGCAGCAAAAGCCAAACAGAATATATTCTTGGATATCCCATATTTTGCATTTGCCATACATTTCCTTGATCACACAAAGTAACATGAAGTGACACATCATGTTCCAGGAAATAAAAGTAGTGAATGTCTCAACAGTCATTCCTATTCAAAGGAATCTTAAAGGAAGACTACTCTCACTGATCTCTCTGAAACCCCCCAATAGCTAGCTTACCCTTCATTTCCTACCCAGAAGTTAAACACGCATGAAGGTGGTCAGTTATGCTTTTCCAAGATGAAAAGCAGCAGCTGTGTGGTGGCACGGGGACGTGAAGGTAGGCTGTGCATGGAACAGCGCTTAGTATAAAACTTCGAAAGGAAAGCAGCAGTACAGTGTGACCCCCAGCTAACTCAAGTTTGCAGGCATATTCCTCGGATGACTTCAGGCTCTTAGTCTCAGTCAGCAAACTGCCAAGTGGTGAAAATGTTGAGGCAGTCCTGGCCTTCTTTTCCAAACTGTGAGGGCTAGACAGTCTGTCCTCACTGGTGCTGTGGATTTTAAGCTTTATCACTATATTGTGATTCACACTCACAGCACCAGGATGCCTGCTGATTTATTCAAGTGAAACCTTGGGGAAGAACTAC
The sequence above is drawn from the Balaenoptera musculus isolate JJ_BM4_2016_0621 chromosome 15, mBalMus1.pri.v3, whole genome shotgun sequence genome and encodes:
- the VAPB gene encoding vesicle-associated membrane protein-associated protein B/C; this translates as MAKVEQVLSLEPQHELKFRGPFTDVVTTNLKLGNPTDRNVCFKVKTTAPRRYCVRPNSGIIDAGASINVSVMLQPFDYDPNEKSKHKFMVQSMFAPADTSDMEAVWKEAKPEDLMDSKLRCVFELPAENDKPHDVEINKIISTTASKTETPTVSKALSSSLDDTEVKKVMEECKRLQSEVQRLREENKQFKEEDGLRMRKAAQSNSPVPALATAGKEEGLSTRLLALVVLFFIVGVIIGKIAL